CGTGCTTGACGTCGTCGGCCGGAGTCAGGAGGGTGGAGCCCCTCAGCAGTCGGGCCACGTGGAGTCGGTCGAATGGTGCACGCTCGCTTCGCCGGTCGCGTCGCTGTGGTGCTCGGTGGTGGTGGCGACATCGGGCGGGCCACGTGCCTGCGGCTCGCCGGCGAAGGCGCCCACGTGGTGGTGGCCGACTCGAGGGCGCAGCCGGCGCAGGAGGTCGTGGACGAGGTCGTCGCAGCCGGCGGCACGGCCGAGGCGGTCGAGGTCGACGTGCTCGACGCGGCGTCGGTCGCCCGCGTGTTCGCGTCGGTCGGCGAGGGCGGGCGCGGGCTCGACGTGCTCGTGCTGTGCCCGGCGCGGGCGAGCGACACCCACTTCGAGCGGGTGAGCGAGAGCGAGTTCGACGGCGACGTCTCCCTGACCCTCAAGGCGCCGTTCTTCTGCATCCAGGCGGCCCTGCCGCTGCTCCTGCGCTCCCCCGTCGCCAGCGTCGTCAGCATCGGCTCGGTCAACGGCATCGCCGCCTTCGGCAACGAGGCCTACGGCGCCGCGAAGGCCGGCTTGATGAACCTCACCCAGAACCTCGCCCTGCGCTACGGCGCGCAAGGGGTCCGCTTCAACGTCGTCGCGCCCGGGACCATCGAGACCCGCACGTGGGACGTGCGGCGGGCGGCCGAGCCCGACGTGCTCGAACGGATCGCGGCGCTCTACCCGCTCAAGCGGGTCGGACGGCCCGAGGACATCGCTGCGGCGTGCGCCTTCCTCGCCTCCGACGACGCGGCCTGGGTGACCGGCACGTGCCTCGCGGTCGACGGCGGCATCACCGCCGGGCACGGCGCACTGGTCGGCGAGATCTTCGGGCCCGGATTCTTCGGACCCGCCGCCAGCCGCGACGACCG
Above is a window of Motilibacter peucedani DNA encoding:
- a CDS encoding SDR family NAD(P)-dependent oxidoreductase, encoding MVHARFAGRVAVVLGGGGDIGRATCLRLAGEGAHVVVADSRAQPAQEVVDEVVAAGGTAEAVEVDVLDAASVARVFASVGEGGRGLDVLVLCPARASDTHFERVSESEFDGDVSLTLKAPFFCIQAALPLLLRSPVASVVSIGSVNGIAAFGNEAYGAAKAGLMNLTQNLALRYGAQGVRFNVVAPGTIETRTWDVRRAAEPDVLERIAALYPLKRVGRPEDIAAACAFLASDDAAWVTGTCLAVDGGITAGHGALVGEIFGPGFFGPAASRDDRAGA